From the genome of Leptotrichia sp. oral taxon 847:
AAAAAGGAAATTAAGAGAAGGTGAACATTTATCAGAAAGTGAAATATTTTTTTGTCAGTATAATCCGAAATATTTTGAAAATATAAAATTCATAAGAAGGAAAGGATTAAAAAATGGCAGACGCTCAAATTTTAAAAGATGAGTTAGTGGTAACAATAGCTGTTGAAAAAATTTATCCTGGTCTGAAAGAACGTCTTGAAGAGCATTTAAAAAAACTCAAAATTAGAGTTATTCCGATCAAAAAACTTACAAAAGCACAAAACGGATTAATTCATGTGCTTTTAAAACAGTTTGCAGATGAGCTTGGATGGACAATGCAGGATATGAAAGAATATCAAAAAGAACAATTTGCATTAAGTAAAGATTTAGAAAAGTTTTCGACAGCAAGTTGTGATATAGAAACGGCAAGCGATTTTATAGCGTTTATAATAGAACAGGCTCTAGAAAATGAAATAAATTTATATATACTTGGAAAACACGATAAAAGATATAAACATATACTGGAAATTGACAATATAACACAAAGATATGTGATTGCCTGCTTGAGAAAAAGAGTTTGCTGTATCTGCGGAAAAGAGCATAATGAGTACAACGAAATACAGCTGGATCATTACGATACTGTAGCAAATACTGTCGGAACTTATGAAAATGATGACGGATTACACGGTAGGTTTTTACCTTTGTGCAGCTATCATCATTTTGAAAAACATTCAAAAAGTTTAAAAGAATTTGAAGAGGAGTATCATATAGAAGGCGTTTATCTGAATCCCCAATTAGTTTATGATTTATTACCAGTTTATAAAAATCATTTTAAATTATTTAGAAAAAGGCTTAAAGATGGGTATTATAGGGGGATTATTAAGGAGGTGGAATAATGGAAATAATAATAAGAATCATAAACACTTTAATCACAGCAACAGCTACTTTAATGCTGGTAAGATACATCTATGGATTAGTTATCGTATTTAAAGATAAAGTAAGAACATTTAAATTCAACATAAGCAATTTGATAGTGCTTTTAATTGCTATGATTGTAATTTTATCCGTGATTTACGGCTTGGTTTGGATTATAAAGTTTTTTGCGATTAGAGTGTGAAAAAGGTTGCAAATACATAAAAAATAAGGTATAATTAGGAGGTAAAATTGAACATAAAAAAAGAACTTACACAAGAGGATATTAATGAGCTTTTAAAGGAGAAAGAAGTTTTGTATTTATTGCAAGATTTAAAAACAGCAAAAACTTTTGAGGATAATATCAAAATTACTTTATACATAAAAAAAGGCGAAATAAGAGATAAAGAATATAAAACAAAAAAATATCATAGGGGCAAATAAACCTCAGATGAGTGAGCCACTGAATAGATAGATTAGAAATAGTCTATTTGTTTAGTGGCTCTTTTTGTTTTTAAGTATAAAAATAGCAAAATTTATATGAAAGAGATGATAAAAATGTATATTAAATGTGAAAAAATTAAAGAATTAGCAGAAAAAATAGAAAAAGAAACATTGAATGACTGCGAAGTAAAAGATGAAGGAAATGAGGATGAACGCATTGAAATATGGACAAAAACTTATGAGTGTTTTTCATATACTTCTAAAAGAGGATTAATATTTGAAATGCAAGATGGTTATTTAACTGAAGAAGAAATAGAGTATTTATTTAACGAATATAAAAAAATAAAAGAAGTAATTCAAAATTTTTTAGAACAAAAGGAAAAATAAAATGGGTATTATGATAACTATAATGGGTTTTATTATTTATATCATAGTAATGTTAATAGCATTTGAGGTTATCAATTATAATTTGAAGAAATATTTAAATGAAAGAATAAAAAGAAGTTTAGAATTATTAAATAAATTACAAGATATAAGTAAAGATATTAACAATGAAATAGATGGATTGAAGATAATGATATATGATAAGTGTCTTGATAGGTGCAAAGAGGGGATGAAGAAAAAGAGAGAAGAAGACAAAGGATTGAGAGATAAGCTAGCAGAAATAGAGAGCAAATACTCAAAATAGTGAGTATATCAAGTAAATATTAAAGTGGAAACAAAGAAAAAAATAAAATTTTGATTAAAAAGGTACTTCTGAGAGGTCGAAAAAGAGCGAACGGGTTCGAAGCCCCGAAAAAAATATGTACGACGACTTTTTTTTGTTTAATGTCGTGTCGGAAAGGGATAAATAAAAATGAAATGAAGATAGATAATGAAACGATTGTTAGTTTAAAAATATTATCAAAAATGATAGGTTTGAGTGAAAGGCAAATACAGAGACTCGTTAAAGAAGGTGTAATAAAGAAAAACGACAACGGGAAATATTTACTAGTTGAAAGTGTGCAAGGATATTTAAGTTATGTGGTAGATAAAAATGATACAAATGTGGACTTGAAAGACGAAAAAATTAAGGAAGAGATAAAGAGAATAAAAAAAGACACAGAATTAAAAGATTTAAAAATCAAGGAAACTAAAAATCAATTACATTTAGCAACTATTGTCGAAAAAGTGATGACTGATATGCTTATGAATATTAAAGGGAAGCTGCTTTCTATATCTAGTAAGGTAGCGCCGGCTGTAATTGCAGCGGATAATCTTGGGGAAATTCAAGATGTCATCCAAGATGAAATATTCGAGGTTTTGGAGGAACTTAGTGAATACGATCCAGATATGTTTAAAAATAATAAAATTTTTATAGAAAACGAGGAAGATATGGAAGTGAAAGTTGAAAGTGAAAAAAGAATTAGAGGAAGACCTAAAAAGAACAGTTAAATTATTTAAAAAAATTGCTTTGGTTTTAAAGCCACCACCAAAATTAACAATTGATACTTGGGCGGATATGTATAGAGTTTTATCAACTAAAAGCTCAGCAATTCCAGGAAAATGGAAAACTGACAGAGTGCCATTTCAAAGAGAAGTAATGAGGGCAATTTCTGATAAAAATACAGAAAAAGTTGTGATGATGTATGGGGCTCAGTTATCAAAAACAGAAATTCTTATGAATACAGTTGGATATTTTATGGACTACGAACCTTCTCCAATTATGTTTTTAATGCCCACGAAAGATATGGCAGCTGATTTTTCAACAACAAGGCTTAATGACATGATTCAATCGACACCACAACTTAGGAGCAAAGTTATCGAAAGTACTGATGCCAGGGATACAAAAAGGCAAAAAGAATTTTCAGGCGGATACATTGTTTTAACCGGGAGTAATTCAGCTTCAGAATTAGCAAGTAGACCAATTAGAGTTTTATTGGCAGATGAAATTGACCGTTTCCCTCGAAGTGCTAAAAAAGATGGAGACCCATTGAATTTGGCGATTGAAAGGGTAAAAACTTGGCCAAACAGTAAAATAGTTTTAACAAGCACACCAACTATCAAAGGTGGGAGCAGGATAGAACTTGAATACGAGAATAGCTCAAAAGACGAGTATTATATTCCTTGTCCAAAATGTGGAGAGATGCAAACTTTGAAATGGGGAAATATCGTTTTTGAAGATGTGTCACATAAATGTGAGAAATGTATGGAAACTTCAACAGAGTACGAGTGGAAACGAAACCTTATTAAAGGTGAATGGAGAAGTACCAATCCTGATGTAGACCCACATATTTCAAGAGGATTTCATGTATCAGAGTTATATAGTCCGTTTACCAAATGGGCTAGCATGATTCGTAAATTTAGAGCAGCAAAAGGCGATGAACAGCTTATGAAAGTATTCGTAAATACAGCTCTTGGGGAATGTTGGGAAGAAAAAGTTGAAAGATTTGATTTTGAAAAAATACAAGCGAGAGCTGAGAATTATGGAGAATATATAAACGAAGAAGATGGTACGATAAATGATATTGAAATACCTGATAAAGTTACTGTATTAACTGCTGGAGTGGATGTTCAAGACAATAGGCTTGAAGTCGAAATTGTTGGATGGGGACCAGGAGAAGAAAGCTGGGGGATTTATTATAGAGTTATTATGGGAAATCCTGCATTGCCGTATGTATGGAATACATTGGATGAATTTCTTATGAGAGATTTTGAATATCAGAATGGAGAGAAAATAAGAGTTGCTTGTACTTGTATTGATACAGGTGGACATCATACTGACGATGTTTACAGGTATGTAAAAGCAAGAGAACAGTTGAATATTTTTGGAATAAAAGGAAGTGGAGAAGCTGGAAGACCTCTTATTTCACGACCTAGTAAAAATAATAAAGGAGGAATCTCTTTATTTGTGTTGGGAGTTAATACTGGAAAGGATACTATAATGAGCAATCTTAAAGTAACAGAACCAGGAGCTAAATATATGCACTATCCAAATGACCCTAAACGTGGATATGATGAAGTTTATTTCAAGGGACTTACTTCTGAAATAAAGGTTGTTACATTTAGCAAAGGGCAAGCTAAAATCGAGTGGAAAACAATCGGAGATAAAAGAAATGAGCCTTTGGACATTCGGAATTATGCGCAGGCGGCATTAAGAATAGCGAATCCTAACTTAAATATACGGTATTCAACGGATGTGCTTAATAATTTTAGGACACAACAAAGAAATAATGGTAGGCGAATAATTCGTAGCGGAATATAGGGAGGTAAAAATGTATAGTGTAGAAACTTGCAAAGAAATGATAAATTCATATATTGAGGCTGAAAAGTCTGTATTGTTGGGACAGAGCTATAAAATTGGAAGCAGAGAACTGACTAGGGCAGACTTAACCGAAATTATAAAAGCTAGACAATTATGGGAGCATAATTTAACGCTTGCACAAAACAGTGGACGGCGTACACAGTCTGTACAGGTTATAATAAGAGATTTGTAATAGTTAGGAGGTGGAAATGATTGAATTTATTTGATAAGGCAGTAGGAGTATTCAATCCAGAAAAAGCATTAAAAATGGCTGGAGCAAGAGAAAGGCTAAAGCTGTTTAACCAAAATCAAAAAATAATGAATAAAGGTTATGGAGAACATGGAGCAAGTACCCGTAAAAAATCTTTGAGAGGATGGTTTGCTTCTCTCGGTGGAGTAAAGAACGACATTTATAACTACCGTGAAAAACTTGTGGCTCGTTCCAGAGACTTGTATATGGGAGCACCTCTAGCTAATGGAGCTTTGAATACAATGAAAATGAATGCTGTTGGTTCAGGATTAAAATTAAAATCAAGTATTGATTCAGATATTATAAACTTATCCGAAGATGAGATAGAAACGTTAGAAACTAAAATTGAAAAAGAATTTAATTTGTGGAGTAATTCTAAAATAGATCAAACAGGTTTACTCAACTTTTATGAAATTCAAGATTTAGTTTTCTTAACAACATTGTTAAATGGAGAATGTTTTATTCATTTGAATTATTTTGAAACTCCAGAAAATCCGTATAGCTTGAAATTATCCATAATTGAGCCTGACAGAGTAAATACTCCAAGCAATAAAACAAGCGATGCCTCTATTGTTCAAGGAGTACAATTGGACAAAAATGGGCGTGTTAATGGTTATTATATTCAAGAGCATAATCCAAATGATGAAATTAGAGGTATGAATCAGTATAAATATGTAAAGATGTACGGAAGCGAAAATCAGTTAAATATAATTCATTTGACAACTGCGGAGCGTCCAGGACAGGTGAGGGGTGTACCGATATTAGCTCCTGTAATGGAAAGCTTGAAACAGCTCGACAGATACACGAATGCAGAATTAACGAGTGCAATCATCAGCAGTATGTTTACAATTTTTATTGAATCGGCTGATATACCTCAAACAAATCCAGGGGATTTATCGAACGTCGGACAAAAAGATGCCATAGCAAATGAAGAATCTGGAACGCTGGAACTTTCAAGCGGTGCAATAGTATCTCTTAACAAAGGCGAAAAAGCTACATCAGTAAATCCAGCAAGACCTAATGCACAATTTGACCCATTTATGACAGCTATAATACGGCAAATTGGAAGCAGCTTGGGCATTCCTTATGAACTTATGATAATGCACTTTACAAGTAGTTATTCGGCGAGTAGAGCAGCTTTATTAGAAGCGTGGAAGACTTTTAGAAAAAAGCGTGAATGGTTTGCAAAAAATTTTTGTCAACTTATTTATGAAGAGTGGCTAAGAGAGGCTGTTTTGCTTGGAAGAATAGAAATAAAAGATTTTGAAAATGACATTTTGATTAGAAAAGCATACAGTAATGCAATTTGGAGTGGAACTTCACAAGGACAGTTAGATCCTATAAAAGAGGTTAATGC
Proteins encoded in this window:
- a CDS encoding MerR family transcriptional regulator, with protein sequence MKIDNETIVSLKILSKMIGLSERQIQRLVKEGVIKKNDNGKYLLVESVQGYLSYVVDKNDTNVDLKDEKIKEEIKRIKKDTELKDLKIKETKNQLHLATIVEKVMTDMLMNIKGKLLSISSKVAPAVIAADNLGEIQDVIQDEIFEVLEELSEYDPDMFKNNKIFIENEEDMEVKVESEKRIRGRPKKNS
- a CDS encoding phage portal protein, with protein sequence MNLFDKAVGVFNPEKALKMAGARERLKLFNQNQKIMNKGYGEHGASTRKKSLRGWFASLGGVKNDIYNYREKLVARSRDLYMGAPLANGALNTMKMNAVGSGLKLKSSIDSDIINLSEDEIETLETKIEKEFNLWSNSKIDQTGLLNFYEIQDLVFLTTLLNGECFIHLNYFETPENPYSLKLSIIEPDRVNTPSNKTSDASIVQGVQLDKNGRVNGYYIQEHNPNDEIRGMNQYKYVKMYGSENQLNIIHLTTAERPGQVRGVPILAPVMESLKQLDRYTNAELTSAIISSMFTIFIESADIPQTNPGDLSNVGQKDAIANEESGTLELSSGAIVSLNKGEKATSVNPARPNAQFDPFMTAIIRQIGSSLGIPYELMIMHFTSSYSASRAALLEAWKTFRKKREWFAKNFCQLIYEEWLREAVLLGRIEIKDFENDILIRKAYSNAIWSGTSQGQLDPIKEVNAAILRINAGLSTRSRETIELNGGDFEQNIKILAKEQKIANEKGVILDGTIYTEPPNDEPEE
- a CDS encoding DUF6148 family protein is translated as MYSVETCKEMINSYIEAEKSVLLGQSYKIGSRELTRADLTEIIKARQLWEHNLTLAQNSGRRTQSVQVIIRDL
- a CDS encoding putative HNHc nuclease is translated as MADAQILKDELVVTIAVEKIYPGLKERLEEHLKKLKIRVIPIKKLTKAQNGLIHVLLKQFADELGWTMQDMKEYQKEQFALSKDLEKFSTASCDIETASDFIAFIIEQALENEINLYILGKHDKRYKHILEIDNITQRYVIACLRKRVCCICGKEHNEYNEIQLDHYDTVANTVGTYENDDGLHGRFLPLCSYHHFEKHSKSLKEFEEEYHIEGVYLNPQLVYDLLPVYKNHFKLFRKRLKDGYYRGIIKEVE
- a CDS encoding phage terminase large subunit family protein, which encodes MKKELEEDLKRTVKLFKKIALVLKPPPKLTIDTWADMYRVLSTKSSAIPGKWKTDRVPFQREVMRAISDKNTEKVVMMYGAQLSKTEILMNTVGYFMDYEPSPIMFLMPTKDMAADFSTTRLNDMIQSTPQLRSKVIESTDARDTKRQKEFSGGYIVLTGSNSASELASRPIRVLLADEIDRFPRSAKKDGDPLNLAIERVKTWPNSKIVLTSTPTIKGGSRIELEYENSSKDEYYIPCPKCGEMQTLKWGNIVFEDVSHKCEKCMETSTEYEWKRNLIKGEWRSTNPDVDPHISRGFHVSELYSPFTKWASMIRKFRAAKGDEQLMKVFVNTALGECWEEKVERFDFEKIQARAENYGEYINEEDGTINDIEIPDKVTVLTAGVDVQDNRLEVEIVGWGPGEESWGIYYRVIMGNPALPYVWNTLDEFLMRDFEYQNGEKIRVACTCIDTGGHHTDDVYRYVKAREQLNIFGIKGSGEAGRPLISRPSKNNKGGISLFVLGVNTGKDTIMSNLKVTEPGAKYMHYPNDPKRGYDEVYFKGLTSEIKVVTFSKGQAKIEWKTIGDKRNEPLDIRNYAQAALRIANPNLNIRYSTDVLNNFRTQQRNNGRRIIRSGI